The Saccharothrix variisporea genome has a segment encoding these proteins:
- a CDS encoding NAD(P)/FAD-dependent oxidoreductase — MTEIVVIGAGYAGLAAAKLAARWTGAKVTLVNERDRFVERVRLHQLAAGQTLRDRPLADLLRGTGVELVVDRVTGIDPDTRKVQLRGGALTYDKLIYALGSRADLDSVPGVREHAHTVASREEAERLRADLANARVVAVAGGGLTGIEAAAEFAESHPGLEVHLITAGELGAALSTAGRAHLRKAFARLGVVVHENARITAVDAGGVALADGRVDADTVVWTAGFTVPELAREAGFEVDARGRMVVDQTQTSVSHPDVVAVGDAAAMRRPDGLELRMACATGLPTTQRAVRALADKLAGKEPKPFRFKYVQQCVSLGRRDGLIQFVHEDDRPKEKVLTGRWAARYKELIVKVTILFERHPTLPAG, encoded by the coding sequence ATGACGGAGATCGTGGTCATCGGCGCCGGCTACGCGGGACTCGCGGCGGCCAAGCTCGCGGCACGCTGGACGGGTGCGAAGGTCACCCTGGTCAACGAGCGCGACCGGTTCGTGGAGCGGGTGCGGCTGCACCAGCTGGCGGCCGGCCAGACCCTGCGCGACCGGCCCCTGGCGGACCTGCTGCGCGGCACGGGCGTCGAGCTGGTGGTGGACCGGGTCACGGGGATCGACCCGGACACCCGCAAGGTCCAACTGCGCGGCGGCGCGCTCACCTACGACAAGCTGATCTACGCCCTCGGCAGCCGGGCGGACCTGGACTCGGTGCCCGGCGTCCGCGAGCACGCCCACACCGTGGCCTCGCGCGAGGAGGCCGAACGCCTGCGCGCCGACCTGGCGAACGCCCGCGTGGTCGCGGTGGCGGGCGGTGGCCTGACCGGCATCGAAGCGGCGGCGGAGTTCGCCGAGAGCCACCCGGGGCTGGAGGTCCACCTGATCACCGCCGGCGAGCTGGGGGCCGCACTCTCGACGGCCGGCCGCGCGCACCTGCGCAAGGCGTTCGCCCGGCTGGGTGTCGTGGTGCACGAGAACGCTCGCATCACCGCCGTGGACGCCGGCGGCGTGGCTCTGGCGGACGGACGCGTCGACGCGGACACCGTGGTGTGGACGGCGGGCTTCACCGTGCCGGAGCTGGCCCGCGAAGCCGGGTTCGAGGTGGACGCGCGCGGCCGGATGGTGGTCGACCAGACCCAGACGTCGGTGTCGCACCCGGACGTGGTGGCCGTGGGCGACGCCGCCGCGATGCGCCGCCCGGACGGGCTGGAGCTGCGGATGGCCTGCGCGACCGGGCTGCCGACGACCCAGCGCGCGGTGCGGGCGCTGGCCGACAAGCTCGCGGGCAAGGAGCCGAAGCCGTTCCGGTTCAAGTACGTCCAGCAGTGCGTGAGCCTGGGCCGGCGGGACGGCCTGATCCAGTTCGTGCACGAGGACGACCGCCCGAAGGAGAAGGTCCTGACCGGCCGTTGGGCGGCACGGTACAAGGAGCTGATCGTGAAGGTCACGATCCTGTTCGAGCGCCACCCGACGCTGCCTGCGGGGTGA
- the mutM gene encoding bifunctional DNA-formamidopyrimidine glycosylase/DNA-(apurinic or apyrimidinic site) lyase → MPELPEVEVVRRGLHEHVAGRTVASVEVLHPRAIRRHLPGAADFAHRLTGRTMVRARRRGKYLWVDLSDGDALLAHLGMSGQMLVQPVGVPDEKHLRVRVRFADDGPELRFVDQRTFGGLALAELVEVDGTALPQSVAHIARDPMDPAFDLAAAVAALRRRRTEVKRALLDQTLVSGVGNIYADEALWRSKLHGLRPTDKLTRPKAVELLGHATQVMHEALGEGGTSFDALYVNVNGQSGYFDRSLNVYGQENRPCRRCGTAVVREPFMNRSSYSCPRCQPRPRGL, encoded by the coding sequence GTGCCCGAGCTGCCCGAGGTCGAAGTAGTCCGCCGAGGTCTGCACGAGCACGTCGCCGGTCGGACCGTCGCCTCCGTCGAGGTCCTGCACCCCCGCGCCATCCGCCGACACCTGCCCGGTGCGGCGGATTTCGCGCACCGGTTGACCGGTCGGACCATGGTGCGGGCCCGGCGGCGCGGCAAGTACCTGTGGGTGGACCTGTCCGACGGGGACGCGCTGCTCGCCCACCTCGGGATGAGCGGTCAGATGCTGGTCCAGCCGGTCGGCGTGCCGGACGAGAAGCACCTCCGGGTGCGGGTCCGGTTCGCCGACGACGGCCCGGAGCTGCGGTTCGTGGACCAGCGCACGTTCGGCGGGCTCGCGCTGGCCGAACTGGTCGAGGTGGACGGCACGGCGCTGCCGCAGTCCGTCGCGCACATCGCGCGCGACCCGATGGACCCGGCGTTCGACCTGGCGGCGGCCGTGGCGGCGCTGCGCCGGCGGCGGACCGAGGTCAAGCGGGCGCTGCTGGACCAGACCCTGGTGTCCGGCGTGGGCAACATCTACGCCGACGAGGCGTTGTGGCGGTCCAAGCTGCACGGCCTGCGCCCGACCGACAAGCTGACGCGGCCGAAAGCCGTGGAACTGCTCGGGCACGCCACCCAGGTGATGCACGAGGCGCTGGGTGAGGGCGGGACTTCTTTCGACGCGCTGTACGTCAACGTGAACGGCCAATCCGGGTACTTCGACCGTTCGCTCAACGTTTACGGCCAGGAGAACCGGCCGTGCCGCCGGTGTGGCACGGCCGTGGTGCGGGAACCGTTCATGAACCGGTCGTCCTACTCGTGCCCGCGCTGCCAACCGAGGCCGCGCGGTCTTTAG
- a CDS encoding MarR family winged helix-turn-helix transcriptional regulator, protein MTTSVTNQDALQLVVAVHRLVRSLRQSASVRRLQPTQLLVLAELAAQGPMRIGEIAVRALCSQPTATTVVTGLESSGLVRREADPADGRATIVELTGAGRDTIVSLAHGEAELLCERLSRLSDEERDHVRSVTPLLRRLADPPRAR, encoded by the coding sequence ATGACCACCAGTGTGACCAACCAAGACGCATTACAGCTCGTGGTCGCCGTGCACCGACTGGTCCGCAGCCTGCGGCAGTCGGCGTCGGTCCGCAGGCTGCAGCCCACCCAGCTGCTCGTCCTCGCCGAGCTGGCCGCGCAGGGTCCCATGCGCATCGGCGAGATCGCGGTGCGCGCGCTGTGCTCGCAGCCCACGGCCACCACCGTGGTGACGGGCCTGGAGTCCAGCGGCCTGGTGCGCCGCGAAGCCGATCCGGCCGACGGGCGCGCGACCATCGTCGAGCTGACCGGCGCGGGACGGGACACGATCGTCTCCCTCGCGCACGGCGAGGCCGAACTGCTCTGCGAACGGCTCTCGCGGCTGTCCGACGAGGAGCGCGACCACGTCCGCTCGGTCACGCCCCTGCTGCGCCGCCTCGCCGACCCACCCCGCGCCCGCTGA
- the rnc gene encoding ribonuclease III, translating into MGGRSSRGRSADRAPLLEALGVPLDAELLTLALTHRSYAYENGGLPPNERLEFLGDAVLGLVVTDHLYQTHPELPEGQLAKLRASVVNMHALAGVARGLGDDGLGGHLLLGRGEELTGGRDKASILADGLEAVIGAVYLQFGIDTARQLVHRLFDPLLAEAPLRGAGLDWKTSLQELTASAGLGVPEYRVDDQGPDHRKEFTATVIVGGQAHGSGDGKTKKEAEQKAAEAAYRVLSERVRAEQEAAAAGNGHAPNSATPQTSPTKED; encoded by the coding sequence GTGGGGGGCAGGTCGTCGCGCGGTCGGTCCGCCGACCGCGCCCCGTTGCTCGAAGCGCTCGGCGTCCCCTTGGACGCCGAGCTGCTGACGCTCGCACTGACACACCGGTCGTACGCGTACGAGAACGGCGGCCTGCCGCCGAACGAGCGACTGGAGTTCCTCGGCGACGCGGTGCTCGGCCTCGTCGTCACCGACCACCTGTACCAGACCCACCCGGAACTGCCCGAGGGTCAGCTCGCGAAGCTGCGGGCCAGCGTCGTGAACATGCACGCGCTGGCCGGTGTGGCCCGCGGCCTGGGTGACGACGGTCTGGGCGGACACCTGCTGCTCGGTCGCGGCGAGGAGCTGACCGGCGGCAGGGACAAGGCGAGCATCCTCGCGGACGGCCTGGAGGCCGTCATCGGCGCGGTGTACCTGCAGTTCGGCATCGACACCGCGCGTCAACTGGTCCACCGCCTGTTCGACCCGCTGTTGGCGGAGGCGCCGCTGCGCGGCGCGGGCCTGGACTGGAAGACCAGCCTGCAGGAGCTGACGGCTTCGGCCGGGCTCGGCGTCCCCGAGTACCGGGTGGACGACCAGGGTCCCGACCACCGCAAGGAGTTCACCGCCACGGTGATCGTGGGTGGCCAGGCCCACGGCTCCGGTGACGGGAAGACCAAGAAGGAAGCCGAGCAGAAGGCGGCCGAGGCCGCCTACCGGGTGCTGTCCGAACGGGTCCGCGCGGAGCAGGAGGCCGCCGCGGCCGGCAACGGGCACGCCCCCAACTCGGCGACACCGCAGACTTCACCCACCAAGGAAGACTGA
- a CDS encoding response regulator, which translates to MTKVLVVDDEPQIVRALRINLSARGYSVLTAHDGTAALRAAAEGKPDVVVLDLGLPDVDGTEVIAGLRGWTSVPIIVLSARTDSTDKVEALDAGADDYVTKPFGMDELLARLRAAVRRSAVTEGEDAVVQTASFTVDLAAKKVVREGEEVHLTPTEWGLLEILARNRGRLVAQKQLLQEVWGPQYAKETHYLRVYLAQLRRKLEPEPSRPRHLVTEPGMGYRFEL; encoded by the coding sequence GTGACGAAGGTGCTCGTGGTCGACGACGAACCGCAGATCGTCCGCGCGCTGCGGATCAACCTGTCCGCGCGGGGCTACTCGGTCCTCACCGCGCACGACGGGACGGCGGCGCTGAGGGCGGCCGCCGAGGGCAAGCCGGACGTCGTGGTGCTGGACCTCGGGCTGCCCGACGTCGACGGGACCGAGGTCATCGCGGGGCTGCGCGGGTGGACCTCGGTGCCGATCATCGTGCTGTCCGCGCGGACGGACTCGACGGACAAGGTCGAGGCGCTGGACGCGGGTGCGGACGACTACGTGACCAAGCCGTTCGGGATGGACGAGTTGCTGGCGCGGTTGCGGGCGGCGGTGCGGCGGTCGGCGGTGACCGAGGGAGAGGACGCCGTGGTGCAGACGGCGTCGTTCACCGTGGATCTGGCGGCGAAGAAGGTCGTGCGCGAGGGCGAGGAGGTCCACCTCACCCCGACCGAATGGGGCTTGCTGGAGATCCTGGCCCGGAATCGCGGGCGGTTGGTGGCGCAGAAGCAGTTGTTGCAGGAGGTGTGGGGACCGCAGTACGCGAAAGAAACTCACTACCTTCGCGTGTACCTGGCCCAACTGCGCCGCAAACTCGAACCGGAACCCTCCCGCCCACGCCACCTGGTGACCGAACCCGGCATGGGCTACCGCTTCGAGCTCTGA
- a CDS encoding TetR/AcrR family transcriptional regulator — MATSPRKPYHHGALREALVTAARALVDAEGAEGLTLRKAAAAAGVSHAAAYRHFADKASLVAAVMAQGFAELASVPEPDGTPLRRLHGTGRAYLEFALANPSLYRLMFGSADVPRRADFPDLAAAEQRVYARIAAGIEAAQASGELAPHPVADVTLLMSCVMHGLCSQLLAGLLPVADADELAATVMSLVDKGLAAR; from the coding sequence GTGGCAACATCGCCGCGTAAGCCCTACCACCACGGCGCCTTGCGCGAGGCCCTGGTCACGGCCGCCCGCGCACTGGTGGACGCCGAGGGCGCGGAGGGCCTGACCCTGCGCAAGGCCGCCGCAGCGGCCGGGGTGTCGCACGCCGCCGCCTACCGGCACTTCGCCGACAAGGCCTCGCTGGTCGCCGCCGTGATGGCGCAGGGGTTCGCCGAACTGGCGTCGGTCCCCGAGCCGGACGGCACCCCGTTGCGACGGCTGCACGGCACCGGCCGCGCCTACCTGGAGTTCGCGCTGGCCAACCCGTCCCTCTACCGCCTGATGTTCGGGTCCGCCGACGTCCCGCGCCGCGCCGACTTCCCCGACCTCGCGGCGGCCGAGCAGCGCGTCTACGCCCGGATCGCGGCCGGGATCGAGGCCGCGCAGGCCTCCGGCGAACTGGCGCCGCACCCGGTCGCGGACGTGACCCTGCTGATGTCCTGCGTGATGCACGGCCTGTGCTCGCAGCTCCTGGCCGGCCTGCTGCCCGTCGCCGACGCGGACGAGTTGGCGGCCACCGTGATGTCGTTGGTGGACAAGGGATTGGCGGCACGGTGA
- a CDS encoding DUF6463 family protein yields the protein MTRLAGILLAALGAIHIVLTTALNLDSWARWTGAGLWASVAPPGGAPSGDQYVLWLTLGSFGVPLLVLGLVVAGTARRGGVVPAYVGWVVGAWALLLSIVLVAVPGWLALVPAALIVRGARHRGSVSRVGTPSRSTLDGRRGT from the coding sequence GTGACCCGTCTTGCCGGAATCCTGCTCGCCGCACTCGGCGCCATCCACATCGTCCTCACCACCGCGCTCAACCTCGACAGCTGGGCGCGGTGGACCGGTGCCGGCCTGTGGGCCTCGGTGGCCCCGCCCGGCGGTGCGCCCAGCGGGGACCAGTACGTCCTGTGGCTCACGCTGGGCAGCTTCGGCGTGCCGCTGCTGGTGCTGGGCCTGGTCGTGGCGGGCACGGCCCGACGCGGCGGCGTGGTGCCCGCGTACGTCGGCTGGGTCGTCGGGGCGTGGGCGTTGCTGCTGTCGATCGTGCTGGTGGCCGTACCGGGGTGGCTGGCACTGGTCCCCGCCGCGCTGATCGTGCGTGGCGCACGTCACAGGGGATCGGTGTCACGGGTCGGCACGCCATCTCGCTCCACCCTCGACGGAAGGAGAGGGACATGA